A single window of Microbispora hainanensis DNA harbors:
- a CDS encoding TerB N-terminal domain-containing protein, which translates to MGPWLPPGVGVGVAGLNIVGGLLYVGAGLPSVSGQTVEPALIDPRLPVDLRRPDWTGQGLRYWPSYASIPPDSRAAYLSWLADGRRYPHVPIGYVFLYFYGLERRALHDLRLDRSTVGRELSIIQAEVRRLLRIYGENSSFRSYAGEFDQVLDLLILAGQDTQPSAGHPPEPSREVTPLRLTVGLGEFAAEGRPVPAEWALAWIRSHPDYYPRTPATRCAAQFDALFRARYAARHRAGLVVRPGRKEVSLDYRPASAGFGGYPRLTLHGIPDVLTLAAPTRKLVALADECTTDLDAYSRFVGRFPDRQASVQAQALLPAELLDLESGGASRAVTWARNRLGAQETALVPTEEFAALLDASEAKPAKKDVVALAQLLGSVGIGVEPDPRLGGPVLSSGPMVLFAAPGGPTAASSDAYRAATILLHLAAAVSAADGETSEAEQGHLSDHLERALHLTQDERRRLHAHLRWLIATEVKLTGLTRRLAEIDERQRAYVAEFLTGVAAADGHISPEEVKTLSRIYRLLGLDPAMVKAVLPAAAHPAPAAGPVVVRHAEPEPGFAIPRPVDVRTAPAAVHLDHGAIAAKLEETARVGALLGSIFTEEEPTHAPSPPPAADPVAGLDGPHSGLVRGLPQVEQLSRGEFEDLAAKWNLLPDGALDRINEAAYEVGGEPLLEGDDPIWVNRYLLGEMLT; encoded by the coding sequence GTGGGACCTTGGCTGCCGCCAGGCGTCGGGGTCGGCGTCGCGGGGCTCAACATCGTCGGCGGCCTGCTGTATGTGGGCGCCGGTTTACCGTCGGTATCGGGGCAGACGGTCGAACCGGCGTTGATCGACCCGCGACTGCCCGTCGACCTGCGCCGTCCGGATTGGACGGGACAGGGCCTGCGCTACTGGCCGTCCTATGCGTCGATTCCGCCGGATTCGCGTGCCGCCTATCTGTCCTGGCTCGCCGACGGACGGCGCTACCCGCATGTGCCCATTGGCTATGTGTTCCTCTACTTCTATGGCCTGGAACGACGGGCTCTGCACGATCTACGCCTGGATCGTTCCACTGTGGGGCGCGAGTTGTCGATCATCCAGGCCGAGGTTCGCCGGCTTCTCCGGATCTACGGTGAGAACTCCTCCTTCCGGAGCTATGCCGGTGAGTTCGACCAAGTCCTCGACCTGCTGATCCTGGCGGGCCAGGACACGCAGCCCAGCGCTGGGCATCCCCCTGAGCCTTCTCGCGAGGTGACGCCGCTTCGGCTGACGGTGGGATTGGGGGAGTTCGCGGCGGAGGGACGACCAGTCCCCGCCGAGTGGGCGTTGGCCTGGATCCGCTCCCACCCCGACTACTACCCGCGTACTCCGGCGACGCGTTGCGCCGCTCAGTTCGATGCGCTGTTCCGCGCGCGGTACGCCGCGCGTCATCGTGCCGGGCTGGTGGTCCGGCCTGGACGCAAGGAAGTCTCCCTTGATTACCGGCCCGCCAGTGCCGGCTTCGGCGGGTACCCCCGGCTGACACTCCACGGCATCCCCGACGTGCTGACGCTGGCCGCGCCGACACGCAAGCTCGTGGCGTTGGCTGACGAGTGCACCACCGACTTGGACGCCTACAGCCGTTTCGTCGGACGCTTCCCGGACCGGCAGGCGAGTGTGCAGGCGCAAGCACTGCTTCCGGCAGAGTTGCTGGACCTCGAGTCGGGAGGCGCGAGCCGCGCCGTGACGTGGGCGCGGAACCGTCTTGGCGCGCAGGAGACCGCTCTCGTGCCGACGGAGGAGTTCGCCGCGCTGCTGGACGCGTCTGAGGCCAAGCCGGCGAAGAAAGACGTCGTCGCTTTGGCGCAACTGCTGGGCAGCGTGGGGATCGGAGTCGAACCCGATCCGCGGCTGGGCGGTCCGGTCCTGTCGAGCGGTCCCATGGTGCTTTTCGCCGCTCCGGGCGGTCCCACCGCGGCATCCTCGGACGCCTACCGCGCCGCGACGATCCTGCTCCATCTGGCGGCGGCCGTGAGCGCCGCCGACGGGGAGACCTCGGAGGCGGAGCAGGGTCATCTCAGCGATCACCTCGAACGGGCCCTGCACCTGACACAGGACGAACGCCGGCGCCTGCACGCGCACCTGCGCTGGCTCATCGCCACCGAGGTGAAGCTCACCGGCCTGACCCGGCGCCTGGCCGAGATCGACGAGAGACAGCGGGCCTACGTGGCGGAGTTCCTCACCGGGGTGGCCGCAGCCGACGGTCATATTTCTCCTGAAGAGGTCAAGACCCTCAGCCGTATCTATCGGCTGCTCGGACTCGATCCCGCCATGGTGAAGGCCGTGCTGCCTGCCGCCGCTCACCCCGCTCCAGCGGCCGGTCCAGTGGTCGTTCGCCATGCTGAGCCGGAGCCGGGCTTTGCGATTCCCCGCCCTGTCGACGTTCGAACGGCCCCGGCCGCCGTGCACCTCGACCACGGTGCCATCGCCGCCAAGCTTGAGGAGACGGCCAGGGTGGGGGCGTTGCTGGGCTCGATCTTCACTGAAGAGGAGCCGACACACGCGCCCTCGCCGCCTCCGGCCGCTGATCCGGTCGCCGGGCTGGACGGCCCGCACTCCGGCCTCGTACGCGGCCTCCCGCAGGTGGAGCAGTTGTCTCGGGGGGAGTTCGAGGACCTCGCGGCGAAATGGAACCTGCTCCCCGATGGCGCACTCGATCGCATCAACGAAGCCGCCTACGAGGTGGGCGGTGAGCCGTTACTCGAGGGAGACGACCCGATCTGGGTCAATCGATACCTGCTGGGAGAGATGCTGACGTGA
- a CDS encoding ATP-binding protein has protein sequence MTTTIPIRPRERDALLQSLRAGVVPRAGQRHVQVGRAPEVQALVTDIDRIAGGGSAVRFVIGDFGAGKTFFLHLVRSIALEKKLVTVHADLNPDRRLHSTGGQARSLYAELMRNMATRAKPDGGALSAVVERFVSTALAEAQQVGADPGQVIRTRLAHLAEMTGGYDFAEVVGAYWRGHDSGDEQLKAAAVRWLRAEYSTKTEARSALGVRTIIDDATFHDHLKLMSRFVRLAGYDGMLVCLDEMVNLYKLASTQARNANYEQILRIFNDTLQGTAAHLGFLFGGTPEFLTDSRRGLYSYAALQSRLAENSFARDGLVDYSGPVLRLTALTPEDLYVLLTKIRHVYAFGDPSRYLVADDALPAFMHHCSSRVGDAYFRTPRTTIKAFCDLLAVLEQNPGADWRRILPSVELDQESNPDLAPLEEDEGLATQASVTQPGAFGDDDLASFRL, from the coding sequence GTGACCACGACGATCCCGATCCGCCCCCGCGAGCGTGACGCCCTCCTCCAGTCGCTGCGGGCGGGCGTAGTCCCTCGGGCCGGCCAGCGGCATGTGCAGGTGGGCCGGGCCCCCGAGGTCCAGGCCCTGGTGACCGACATCGATCGAATCGCCGGTGGTGGGTCAGCCGTGCGTTTCGTCATCGGTGACTTCGGCGCGGGCAAGACCTTCTTCCTGCACCTGGTGCGATCCATCGCTCTGGAGAAGAAACTGGTCACCGTTCACGCCGATCTCAACCCCGACCGCCGCCTGCACTCCACCGGCGGCCAGGCACGCAGCCTCTACGCCGAACTGATGCGCAACATGGCCACCAGAGCCAAGCCCGACGGCGGGGCACTTTCCGCAGTCGTCGAGAGGTTCGTCTCCACGGCACTTGCCGAGGCCCAGCAGGTCGGCGCCGACCCCGGGCAGGTCATCCGTACGCGCCTTGCCCACCTGGCCGAGATGACCGGAGGATACGACTTCGCCGAGGTCGTCGGCGCCTACTGGCGCGGGCACGACAGCGGTGACGAGCAACTGAAGGCCGCCGCGGTGCGCTGGCTGCGGGCCGAATACTCCACCAAGACCGAAGCCAGGTCCGCGCTCGGCGTCCGGACGATCATCGACGACGCGACCTTCCACGACCACCTCAAGCTGATGAGCCGGTTCGTCCGCCTGGCCGGATACGACGGCATGCTGGTGTGCCTGGATGAGATGGTCAACCTCTACAAGCTGGCCTCCACCCAGGCCCGCAACGCCAACTACGAGCAGATCCTGCGTATCTTCAACGACACACTGCAGGGCACGGCCGCGCACCTGGGCTTCTTGTTCGGCGGCACCCCCGAGTTCCTCACCGATTCCCGTCGCGGGCTCTACAGCTACGCCGCACTGCAGTCGCGGCTGGCGGAGAACTCCTTCGCCAGGGACGGGCTGGTGGACTACTCCGGGCCAGTGCTCCGTCTTACCGCCTTGACCCCGGAGGACCTCTACGTCCTACTCACGAAGATCCGGCACGTCTACGCCTTCGGCGACCCGTCCCGCTATCTCGTCGCCGACGACGCGCTGCCCGCGTTCATGCACCACTGCTCCAGCCGGGTCGGTGACGCCTACTTCCGCACGCCACGAACGACGATCAAAGCCTTCTGCGACCTGCTGGCCGTACTGGAGCAGAATCCCGGAGCGGACTGGCGGCGGATTCTCCCCTCGGTCGAGCTGGACCAGGAGAGCAACCCCGATCTGGCCCCGCTCGAAGAAGACGAGGGTCTCGCCACGCAGGCATCGGTGACCCAGCCCGGAGCTTTCGGTGACGACGACCTCGCCTCCTTCCGGCTCTGA
- a CDS encoding DEAD/DEAH box helicase, whose protein sequence is MTTTSPPSGSDAFQLLHPKVQRWIWQQDWPELRPAQEAAAAPVLAGETDVLIAAATASGKTEAAFLPVCSALTADPPQTGGFAAIYISPLKALINDQYGRLDELCEHLDIPVARWHGDVGAGVKSKLLDRPRGILLITPESLEAMFVLRGWKMRDLAGALRYVVIDEMHSFMGTERGAQLQSLMHRLDLAARRRVPRIGLSATLGDMRAAADFLRPGSGDKVTVIVSDADGQELQLQVRGYVETQPNLSALDRTADEDAEQQTGEEDSGERSAIADHLFTTLRGSHNLIFANSRGAVEEYTDLLSRRCDQAGVPNEFVPHHGNLSKDIREHAESRLKDRARPVTAVCTSTLEMGIDIGSVSSVAQVGAPPGVAALRQRLGRSGRRGGPAILRVYIRERELSPTLHPAEELRAQLVQTIATIELLLQRWYEPPHGTALHLSTLVQQTLSLIAQHGGITPNDAYRTLCGQGPFRLVDAATFAALLRDLGEATIIRQETDGLLLHGDAGEKLVNHYTFYAAFAAPTEYRIVHGGRALGSLPIEQSLPEGALLIFAGRRWRVLAIDARAKVIEVARASGGRPPRFTGAGPEVHDRIRTEMRRVYQDSAVPIYLDATAQRLLEEGRAAYRRFGLEAQPILAYGNDTLLFPFCGDAIMTTIALTLHTRGVSVERQGLALALSGASPQTTADLLREMSESELPAATELARLIPDKRIDKYDELIGEELLARSFAARQLDVPGARNVISRLAEQSALACLS, encoded by the coding sequence GTGACGACGACCTCGCCTCCTTCCGGCTCTGACGCCTTCCAGCTGCTCCACCCCAAGGTGCAACGGTGGATCTGGCAGCAGGACTGGCCCGAGCTGCGCCCGGCCCAGGAGGCGGCCGCCGCTCCCGTTCTCGCGGGTGAGACAGACGTGCTCATCGCCGCGGCAACCGCCTCGGGGAAGACCGAGGCCGCGTTCCTTCCCGTCTGCTCGGCGCTGACCGCGGATCCGCCGCAAACCGGCGGGTTCGCTGCGATATACATCAGCCCGCTTAAGGCGTTGATCAACGACCAGTACGGCAGGCTCGACGAGCTGTGCGAACACCTGGACATCCCGGTGGCCCGCTGGCACGGCGACGTCGGCGCCGGCGTCAAGAGCAAGCTCCTCGACCGGCCCCGGGGCATCCTCCTGATCACCCCCGAATCGCTGGAGGCGATGTTCGTCCTGCGCGGGTGGAAGATGCGCGACCTGGCCGGTGCCCTGCGCTACGTCGTCATCGACGAGATGCACTCGTTCATGGGCACCGAGCGCGGAGCACAACTGCAGTCCCTCATGCACCGGCTCGACCTGGCCGCCCGCCGCCGCGTCCCACGGATCGGACTATCGGCCACACTCGGCGACATGCGCGCGGCGGCGGATTTCCTCCGGCCCGGCAGCGGGGACAAGGTCACCGTGATCGTGTCGGACGCCGACGGTCAAGAGCTTCAGTTGCAGGTGCGCGGCTACGTCGAAACGCAGCCCAACCTCTCTGCCCTGGACAGAACCGCCGATGAGGACGCGGAGCAACAGACGGGCGAGGAGGACTCAGGGGAGCGGTCCGCCATCGCCGATCACCTGTTCACGACCCTGCGCGGCTCCCACAACCTGATCTTCGCGAATTCCCGGGGCGCTGTGGAGGAGTACACCGACCTGCTCAGCCGTCGATGCGACCAGGCGGGCGTGCCGAACGAGTTCGTCCCGCACCACGGAAACCTCTCCAAGGACATCCGCGAGCATGCCGAGTCCCGCCTCAAGGACCGTGCCCGGCCGGTCACCGCCGTCTGCACCTCCACCTTGGAAATGGGGATCGACATCGGATCGGTCTCGTCGGTCGCGCAGGTCGGAGCGCCCCCCGGGGTCGCCGCCCTGCGTCAGCGCCTCGGACGTTCCGGGCGACGCGGAGGGCCGGCGATCCTGCGGGTCTACATCCGCGAGCGTGAGCTGTCACCAACGCTGCACCCAGCCGAGGAACTTCGCGCTCAGCTCGTGCAGACCATCGCGACGATCGAGCTTCTGCTACAGCGCTGGTACGAACCCCCACACGGAACGGCGCTGCATCTGTCCACCCTGGTGCAGCAGACTCTCTCGCTGATCGCCCAACACGGCGGCATCACCCCGAACGACGCCTACCGAACGCTCTGCGGCCAGGGCCCTTTTCGGCTGGTCGACGCCGCGACCTTCGCCGCCCTGCTGCGCGACCTCGGCGAAGCGACGATCATCCGGCAGGAGACCGATGGCCTCCTTCTGCACGGTGACGCGGGGGAGAAGCTGGTCAACCATTACACCTTCTACGCCGCCTTCGCGGCTCCCACCGAATACCGCATCGTGCATGGGGGACGGGCTCTCGGAAGCCTGCCCATCGAACAGTCACTCCCCGAAGGTGCTCTGCTGATTTTCGCGGGCCGGCGTTGGCGAGTCCTCGCCATCGACGCGCGGGCAAAGGTCATCGAGGTCGCGCGAGCATCAGGCGGCCGCCCGCCACGCTTCACGGGAGCCGGCCCGGAGGTACACGACCGCATTCGGACCGAGATGCGGCGCGTTTACCAGGACAGCGCTGTTCCCATCTACCTGGATGCGACCGCCCAGCGCCTCTTGGAGGAGGGCCGCGCCGCCTACCGCCGCTTCGGCCTGGAAGCCCAGCCGATCCTGGCCTACGGAAACGACACCCTGCTCTTCCCGTTCTGCGGTGATGCGATCATGACGACGATCGCGCTCACCCTGCATACCAGGGGAGTCAGTGTGGAACGACAGGGGTTGGCACTGGCACTGTCCGGAGCATCGCCGCAGACCACCGCCGACCTGCTGAGAGAAATGAGCGAATCCGAGCTGCCCGCAGCGACCGAGCTGGCTCGGCTGATCCCCGACAAGAGAATCGACAAGTACGACGAATTGATCGGGGAGGAGCTCTTGGCCCGATCTTTCGCTGCCCGGCAGCTTGATGTTCCTGGTGCTCGAAACGTGATCAGCCGTCTCGCCGAGCAGAGCGCCCTCGCCTGTCTCTCGTAG
- a CDS encoding PepSY-associated TM helix domain-containing protein codes for MTSTADIQRAVDPARPPQPRRATWAVLRPLVLRLHFYAGILIAPFLLVAATTGLLYAASFQIENVVYRHELTAPVTQTSVPLSEQVTAARQALPEGKVTAVRPAAEPGLTTRVLLDVPNLPESTQMAVFVDPGTGQVRGTLESYGGSGALPVRAWISDLHRRLHLGEPGRIYSELAASWLWVVALGGLALWLSRRRRNGRRLRGLLTPDRAATGLRRTLSWHGSVGLWAVLGVLFLSATGLTWSKYAGENIGELRTRFGWATPSISTDLGEHAGHTGHAGHAASGGQAGDTADVGIDKIAQAAASWRLSGPLEIVPPAEPGAAYVVKEIRKTAPTRLDQLAFDPATGQFVGELRFADYPLAAKLTEWGIDAHMGLLFGLANQIVLAAIAIGLVTLIVLGYRMWWRRRPTPGFGRPYPRGGWRAVHWGVLAPLALLALVVGYFLPLMGISLAAFLVIDTLLGLRSRVAG; via the coding sequence ATGACTTCTACCGCTGATATTCAGCGTGCCGTCGATCCGGCCCGGCCTCCCCAGCCCAGGCGTGCGACCTGGGCGGTGCTGCGCCCGCTGGTGCTGCGCCTGCACTTCTATGCCGGAATCCTCATCGCCCCCTTCCTGCTCGTGGCCGCGACCACGGGCCTGCTGTACGCCGCCTCTTTCCAGATCGAGAACGTCGTCTACCGGCATGAGCTGACCGCGCCGGTGACTCAGACCAGCGTTCCCCTGAGCGAGCAGGTCACTGCGGCTCGCCAGGCGCTCCCCGAAGGGAAGGTGACCGCGGTGCGGCCCGCGGCCGAGCCCGGCCTGACCACCCGGGTGCTGCTGGACGTGCCGAACCTGCCCGAAAGCACTCAGATGGCGGTCTTCGTCGACCCCGGCACCGGTCAGGTGCGCGGCACGCTGGAAAGCTACGGCGGCTCCGGCGCGCTGCCCGTACGCGCCTGGATCTCCGACCTGCACCGTCGCCTCCACCTGGGAGAGCCCGGGCGGATCTACAGCGAGCTGGCCGCCAGCTGGCTGTGGGTCGTCGCCCTCGGCGGGCTGGCGCTGTGGCTGAGCAGGCGTCGCCGCAACGGCCGCCGCCTCCGTGGCCTGCTCACTCCCGACCGCGCCGCCACTGGGCTACGCCGCACGCTGTCCTGGCACGGCTCGGTGGGCTTGTGGGCCGTGCTGGGCGTGCTGTTCCTGTCCGCCACCGGCCTGACCTGGTCGAAGTACGCCGGAGAGAACATCGGCGAGCTGCGTACGAGGTTCGGCTGGGCGACTCCGTCGATCAGCACCGATCTCGGTGAGCACGCCGGGCACACGGGGCACGCCGGGCACGCCGCGAGCGGCGGCCAGGCCGGCGACACCGCGGACGTGGGAATCGACAAGATCGCGCAGGCGGCGGCCAGCTGGCGGCTGTCCGGCCCGCTGGAGATCGTCCCGCCGGCCGAGCCCGGGGCCGCGTACGTGGTCAAGGAGATCCGCAAGACCGCTCCCACGCGACTGGACCAGCTGGCGTTCGACCCGGCGACCGGGCAGTTCGTGGGCGAGTTGCGGTTCGCCGACTACCCGCTGGCCGCCAAGCTCACCGAGTGGGGCATCGACGCGCATATGGGGCTGCTGTTCGGCCTGGCCAACCAGATCGTCCTGGCCGCGATCGCAATCGGGCTCGTCACGCTGATCGTGCTGGGCTACCGGATGTGGTGGCGGCGCCGTCCGACCCCCGGATTCGGCCGGCCCTACCCCCGCGGCGGTTGGCGGGCGGTGCACTGGGGAGTTCTGGCGCCGCTGGCCCTGCTCGCCCTCGTCGTGGGGTACTTCCTGCCCCTGATGGGCATCTCCCTGGCCGCGTTCCTGGTGATTGACACCCTACTCGGGCTCCGTTCCAGGGTCGCCGGCTAG
- a CDS encoding superoxide dismutase, whose amino-acid sequence MGQYALPDLPYDYAALEPAITGEILELHHAKHHAAYVKGANDTLDRLAEARDKGDFSGLVGLEKTYAFNLSGHVLHTIFWQNLSPDGGDRPDGALRDAIDEHFGSFEAFQKQLTTATSTVQGSGWGVLAWEPLSRRLVVEQVYDHHGNVGMNTTPLLVFDAWEHAYYLQYRNVRPDYVEKLWSLVNWTDVTSRFEAARGVA is encoded by the coding sequence ATGGGCCAGTACGCCCTGCCCGACCTGCCCTACGACTACGCCGCGCTCGAACCGGCGATCACGGGCGAGATCCTGGAGTTGCACCACGCGAAGCATCACGCCGCCTACGTCAAGGGCGCCAACGACACCCTCGATCGCCTCGCCGAAGCCCGGGACAAGGGCGACTTCAGCGGACTGGTCGGCCTGGAGAAGACCTACGCCTTCAACCTGTCCGGGCACGTCCTGCACACGATCTTCTGGCAGAACCTCTCACCGGACGGCGGTGACCGGCCCGACGGGGCACTGCGCGACGCGATCGACGAGCACTTCGGCTCCTTCGAGGCGTTCCAGAAGCAGCTGACCACCGCGACCAGCACGGTGCAGGGCTCCGGCTGGGGAGTTCTGGCCTGGGAGCCCCTTTCCCGCCGGCTCGTCGTCGAGCAGGTCTACGACCACCACGGCAACGTCGGGATGAACACCACCCCGCTCCTGGTCTTCGACGCCTGGGAGCACGCCTACTACCTGCAGTATCGCAACGTCCGGCCGGACTACGTTGAAAAGCTCTGGAGCCTGGTCAACTGGACCGACGTGACTTCCCGCTTTGAGGCCGCGCGAGGCGTGGCCTGA
- a CDS encoding ABC transporter ATP-binding protein has product MLRAEGVVVSYGRQRVLGGVGIEVSPGQVTGLAGPSGCGKSTLARVLAMLLKPAAGRLTVDGVDVRRWRHRVPRELRGQVALIFQQPRLAVDPRFTLLDVIAEPLRAAHRSIEHARELAEEMGLTPELLSRRPHEVSDGQLQRACVARSLTLRPRYVICDEMTTMLDASTQAHLVARLEAYRLESGAGVLAITHDDELLIRWTGPSGGSIRHLSEMAPAA; this is encoded by the coding sequence ATGTTGCGCGCTGAGGGCGTCGTCGTCTCCTACGGCCGCCAACGGGTACTGGGCGGCGTCGGCATAGAGGTATCGCCCGGACAGGTGACCGGACTCGCCGGGCCGAGCGGCTGCGGGAAGTCCACGCTCGCCCGCGTGCTCGCCATGCTGCTGAAGCCCGCCGCGGGCAGGCTCACCGTCGACGGAGTGGACGTCCGCCGCTGGCGCCACCGCGTCCCACGCGAGCTTCGCGGCCAGGTCGCACTGATATTCCAACAGCCCCGGCTCGCCGTCGACCCCCGCTTCACCCTGCTCGACGTTATCGCCGAACCCCTCCGCGCCGCCCACCGGTCGATCGAGCACGCGCGGGAACTGGCCGAGGAGATGGGCCTGACACCCGAACTGCTCTCCCGCCGCCCACATGAGGTCTCCGACGGTCAGCTCCAGCGGGCGTGCGTCGCCCGGAGCCTCACCCTCCGCCCTCGCTACGTGATCTGCGACGAGATGACCACCATGCTCGACGCGTCCACCCAGGCCCATCTCGTCGCACGGCTGGAGGCCTACCGCCTCGAATCGGGGGCCGGAGTGCTGGCCATCACCCACGACGACGAATTGCTCATCCGCTGGACCGGACCGTCCGGCGGATCCATCCGTCACCTGTCCGAGATGGCTCCTGCCGCCTGA
- a CDS encoding ABC transporter ATP-binding protein has translation MKPPRLRVEGLSVRFHLPGATVRAVTDAHFEVRRGQCLALVGESGCGKSVMAHALMGLLPGNASVEGAAWLESGDTPPVNLIAAPEKVLARTVRGRRIGLVPQSPTTHLTPVRTARAQLTEALHELGNPDHADTLAERAGLRPSDLDRYPHQLSGGMAQRVVNAIALAGDPWLIIADEPTSGLDRPLVEATMTELRRLADDGRAVLLITHDLRAAQQVADHVAVMYASRILSLEPAADFFTGPRHPYAAGLLDALPSRRFAAIPGQPPELTDLPEGCAFRPRCARATDDCGRLPLPPLGDNRVACHHPLESHVAR, from the coding sequence GTGAAACCACCACGTCTCCGCGTCGAGGGCCTGTCGGTTCGCTTCCACCTACCCGGCGCCACCGTGCGGGCCGTCACCGACGCCCACTTCGAGGTGCGGCGCGGTCAGTGCCTCGCCCTAGTCGGAGAATCCGGCTGCGGCAAATCCGTGATGGCCCACGCCCTCATGGGCCTGCTCCCCGGCAACGCCTCGGTCGAGGGCGCCGCCTGGCTCGAGTCCGGCGACACACCCCCCGTAAACCTGATCGCAGCACCGGAGAAGGTCCTCGCACGCACCGTGCGGGGCCGACGCATCGGGCTCGTCCCGCAGAGTCCCACCACGCATCTCACCCCGGTCCGCACAGCGCGCGCCCAGCTCACCGAGGCCCTGCACGAGCTAGGAAACCCCGATCACGCCGACACGCTGGCCGAGCGGGCAGGCCTGCGCCCATCTGACCTCGACCGTTATCCCCACCAGCTCTCCGGCGGGATGGCGCAGCGTGTGGTCAACGCGATCGCCCTCGCCGGCGACCCGTGGCTGATCATCGCCGACGAGCCGACCAGCGGCCTCGACCGCCCCCTCGTCGAGGCGACCATGACCGAGCTACGCCGCCTCGCCGACGACGGCCGGGCCGTCCTGCTCATCACGCACGACCTGCGGGCAGCGCAGCAGGTCGCCGACCACGTCGCCGTCATGTACGCCAGCCGTATCCTGTCCCTCGAACCGGCAGCCGACTTCTTCACCGGGCCCCGTCATCCGTACGCCGCAGGGCTGCTGGACGCGCTGCCTTCCCGGCGTTTCGCCGCGATTCCCGGCCAGCCGCCCGAGCTCACCGATCTGCCCGAAGGGTGCGCCTTCCGGCCGCGCTGCGCCAGGGCAACCGACGACTGCGGACGACTGCCCCTGCCACCCCTCGGTGACAACCGGGTGGCCTGCCACCACCCTCTGGAGAGCCATGTTGCGCGCTGA
- a CDS encoding ABC transporter permease — protein sequence MATGVAGGLARSRRRFPRSAAVTLALLLLAVVLVPLFARLDQQLVDLHAASLPPSLRHPFGTDEVGRDVLLRAVYGLRVSVLVGLAAAVVSVTIGTLAGLAAGAAGGTLNRLIMRIVDGFNSVPHLLFGIFIVALFTPSTTAVVVSVALTHWMTAARIVRSEVLTLRARPFVDAAISGGSRRLRIVRRHFLPHLIPHIMLASVLMIPHAIWHETALSFLGLGLPAHLASLGNMINDGARSLLAGNWWASLFPGLFIFLPTLAISALAQYWRDRSNPRWRSELQL from the coding sequence ATGGCGACAGGAGTCGCGGGTGGGCTCGCACGTTCCCGACGCCGCTTCCCACGCAGCGCCGCGGTGACGCTGGCGTTGCTCCTGCTCGCCGTGGTGCTCGTGCCGCTGTTCGCCAGGCTCGACCAGCAACTGGTCGACCTTCACGCCGCCTCGCTGCCGCCCTCGCTCAGGCATCCGTTCGGCACCGACGAGGTGGGCCGCGACGTGCTGCTGCGCGCCGTGTACGGCCTGCGCGTCTCCGTGCTCGTCGGTCTCGCCGCGGCCGTCGTCTCTGTCACGATCGGCACGTTGGCCGGGCTCGCCGCCGGAGCGGCCGGCGGGACGCTGAACCGGCTCATCATGAGGATCGTCGACGGTTTCAACTCCGTGCCGCACCTGCTGTTCGGCATCTTCATCGTCGCGCTGTTCACCCCGAGCACCACCGCAGTCGTCGTATCGGTCGCGCTCACCCATTGGATGACCGCGGCCAGGATCGTGCGCTCCGAGGTCCTGACCCTGCGCGCCCGGCCGTTCGTCGACGCCGCGATCTCCGGCGGATCGAGGCGGCTGCGGATCGTGCGCCGCCATTTCCTGCCCCATCTGATACCGCACATCATGCTCGCCTCGGTGCTGATGATCCCGCACGCCATCTGGCACGAGACCGCGCTCAGCTTCCTCGGCCTGGGACTGCCGGCCCATCTCGCCTCACTCGGGAACATGATCAACGACGGTGCGCGGTCCCTGCTCGCCGGCAACTGGTGGGCCTCGCTGTTCCCCGGCCTGTTCATCTTCCTGCCGACCCTGGCGATCTCCGCGCTCGCCCAGTACTGGCGCGACCGATCCAATCCGCGCTGGCGATCGGAGCTGCAGCTGTGA